One genomic window of Thioclava sp. GXIMD4216 includes the following:
- a CDS encoding CHAP domain-containing protein encodes MAAVALLSLTACSSKGDLSQMSSMNFASARMDHQTTFGLDPARRDAAVEIAAAMRAKGQRVWCVPFARNASGIELRGNARTWWGQAEGSYLRRHSPAPGAVMVFKGTKSMPMGHVAVVSKIVDSRKVLVDHANWKRNQVSLGMEVIDVSAKNDWSEVRVRSSSAAYGRNYPVYGFIQNINRG; translated from the coding sequence TTGGCAGCCGTAGCCCTGCTTTCTCTTACGGCTTGCTCGTCCAAGGGCGATCTGAGCCAGATGAGTTCGATGAATTTCGCCTCGGCGCGTATGGACCACCAGACCACATTCGGTCTGGACCCCGCGCGCCGGGATGCTGCGGTCGAGATCGCAGCGGCAATGCGAGCCAAGGGCCAGCGCGTCTGGTGCGTGCCCTTCGCCCGCAATGCAAGTGGGATCGAGCTGCGCGGCAATGCGCGCACTTGGTGGGGGCAGGCCGAGGGCAGCTACCTTCGCCGCCATAGCCCCGCACCGGGCGCTGTGATGGTGTTCAAGGGCACCAAATCCATGCCGATGGGGCATGTGGCCGTGGTCTCCAAGATCGTCGATAGCCGCAAGGTTCTGGTGGATCATGCGAACTGGAAACGCAACCAGGTCTCGCTTGGCATGGAAGTCATTGACGTTTCTGCCAAAAATGACTGGAGCGAAGTGCGCGTGCGCTCCAGCAGCGCCGCCTATGGTCGCAACTATCCGGTCTATGGCTTTATCCAGAACATCAATCGCGGCTGA